A window of Lentibacillus sp. Marseille-P4043 contains these coding sequences:
- the rbfA gene encoding 30S ribosome-binding factor RbfA has product MSDLRANRVGEQMKKELGDILNRKIKDPRVGFVTVTDVEVTGDLQQAKIFISVLGDEQQKHDTLVGLAKAKGFIRSELGQRIRLRKTPELSFEFDEALEQGNRIETILRELNKK; this is encoded by the coding sequence ATGAGTGATTTACGTGCAAATCGTGTAGGAGAGCAAATGAAAAAGGAACTCGGGGATATTTTAAACCGAAAAATAAAAGATCCTCGGGTTGGCTTTGTGACGGTAACGGATGTGGAAGTGACAGGAGATTTACAGCAAGCGAAAATATTCATTTCCGTTCTTGGTGATGAACAGCAAAAGCATGATACATTAGTTGGTCTTGCTAAAGCAAAAGGATTTATTCGATCAGAACTGGGACAACGGATTCGCTTACGTAAAACACCTGAATTATCCTTTGAATTTGATGAAGCATTGGAACAAGGAAATCGAATTGAGACAATTTTACGTGAATTAAATAAAAAATAA
- a CDS encoding DUF503 domain-containing protein, translating to MIGFVEVECMLYEGHSLKQKRSVIKRVMAKLRNDFNVAITELDFHDLWQRTKFGIVTISTSKTHADQIIQEVLRVIDTFSELERTITNVEWL from the coding sequence ATGATTGGTTTTGTAGAGGTAGAGTGTATGTTGTATGAAGGCCATTCATTAAAGCAAAAACGATCTGTTATAAAACGCGTGATGGCAAAACTTCGCAACGACTTCAATGTTGCCATAACTGAACTTGATTTTCATGATTTATGGCAACGCACAAAGTTTGGAATTGTAACAATTTCAACTAGCAAAACACATGCTGACCAAATTATTCAGGAAGTGTTACGGGTTATTGACACGTTCTCAGAATTAGAGCGAACCATTACAAATGTTGAATGGTTATAA
- the infB gene encoding translation initiation factor IF-2 — MTKMRVYEYAKKNNATSKDVIGHLKKLNVEVSNHMSTISDDVITKLDERFSKKSSDQKPNKQTTNKPTSKKQANTQNKTKNTNQKNNNNSGNNKNSNQTSQQSRPKKNNQHHTKQQRGKKGRNNNKTFQSPKQPVVKETPKEIKYSGTLTVSDLAGKLNKEPSEIIKKLMFLGVMATKNQDLDDDAVELICEEFNVAVEKEIILEDTDFDKYKQEDDEKDLIERPAVVTIMGHVDHGKTTLLDSIRHTKVTRGEAGGITQHIGAYQVENNGKKVTFLDTPGHAAFTSMRSRGAQVTDIAILVVAADDGVMPQTVEAINHAKAAEVPIIVAVNKMDKEGANPDRVMQELTEYELIPEDWGGDTIFVQLSAVKDEGIDDLLEMILLVSEVEELKANPNNYAFGTVIDAKLDKGRGSVATLLVQNGTLHVSDSIVVGNTFGRVRAMVNDLGQRVEEAGPSTPVEITGLNEVPQAGDQFLVFADEKKGRQIGEARQQKFIQENRTEQTKVSLDDLFEQIKQGEMKEINIIIKADVQGSAEAMASSLRKIEVEGVKIKIIHTGVGAITESDIILASASNAIVIGFNVRPDANAKKAAESEKVDVRLHRVIYKVIEEIESAMKGMLDPEFEEKIIGQVEVRETFKVSRIGTIAGGYVTEGKITRDSGVRLIRDGIVQFEGEIDTLKRFKDDVKEVAQGYECGITIEKFNDIKEGDIIEAFVMEEIERK; from the coding sequence ATGACTAAAATGCGTGTATATGAATATGCCAAGAAAAATAATGCAACAAGTAAAGATGTGATTGGACACTTAAAAAAATTAAATGTAGAAGTATCTAATCATATGTCCACTATTTCAGATGATGTTATCACGAAATTGGATGAGAGATTCAGCAAGAAATCATCTGATCAAAAACCAAATAAGCAAACGACAAATAAACCGACTTCCAAGAAACAAGCAAATACACAAAATAAAACAAAAAATACAAATCAGAAAAACAATAATAACAGTGGAAATAACAAAAATTCGAACCAAACATCGCAACAATCAAGACCAAAAAAGAATAATCAGCACCATACGAAGCAACAAAGAGGTAAGAAAGGAAGAAATAACAATAAAACATTTCAATCACCTAAGCAACCAGTGGTGAAGGAAACACCAAAAGAAATCAAATATAGTGGAACACTTACGGTAAGTGATTTGGCAGGAAAATTAAATAAAGAGCCATCAGAAATAATTAAAAAGCTTATGTTCTTAGGTGTAATGGCTACAAAAAACCAAGACTTGGATGATGATGCGGTTGAACTAATCTGTGAAGAATTCAATGTAGCTGTTGAAAAGGAAATTATTTTAGAAGATACGGACTTTGATAAATATAAACAAGAGGATGATGAGAAGGATTTAATTGAGCGGCCCGCTGTTGTAACCATTATGGGACACGTTGACCATGGTAAAACAACACTGCTTGATTCCATTCGCCATACAAAGGTAACAAGAGGAGAAGCTGGCGGTATTACACAGCATATTGGAGCATACCAAGTAGAAAACAATGGAAAAAAAGTTACGTTTCTTGATACTCCAGGGCACGCAGCGTTTACAAGCATGCGGTCACGTGGTGCACAGGTAACAGACATTGCTATTTTAGTTGTTGCAGCAGATGACGGCGTAATGCCACAAACAGTTGAAGCAATTAACCATGCAAAAGCAGCTGAAGTGCCGATTATTGTAGCAGTTAACAAAATGGATAAAGAAGGTGCTAACCCAGATCGTGTTATGCAAGAGTTAACGGAATATGAGTTAATTCCAGAAGATTGGGGCGGCGATACCATTTTTGTTCAACTTTCTGCAGTCAAAGATGAAGGTATTGATGACCTGTTGGAAATGATTTTGCTTGTTTCCGAAGTGGAAGAATTAAAAGCAAATCCGAACAATTATGCTTTTGGAACTGTTATTGATGCAAAGCTTGACAAAGGAAGAGGATCCGTTGCAACATTGCTTGTGCAAAATGGAACACTTCATGTTAGTGACTCCATTGTTGTTGGTAATACATTTGGACGTGTTCGTGCTATGGTCAATGATTTAGGACAACGGGTTGAAGAAGCTGGACCATCAACACCAGTCGAAATTACCGGACTTAATGAGGTACCACAAGCAGGTGATCAATTCCTAGTTTTTGCCGATGAGAAAAAGGGACGTCAAATTGGGGAAGCACGTCAACAAAAATTTATTCAGGAAAATCGTACAGAACAAACAAAAGTCAGCCTTGACGACTTGTTTGAACAAATTAAGCAAGGTGAAATGAAAGAGATTAATATCATTATTAAAGCCGACGTACAGGGTTCAGCAGAAGCAATGGCATCTTCTCTACGTAAAATTGAAGTAGAAGGTGTTAAAATTAAAATCATTCATACTGGTGTTGGAGCAATAACCGAATCAGATATTATTTTAGCATCAGCATCTAATGCCATCGTTATTGGGTTTAATGTACGTCCAGATGCAAATGCTAAGAAAGCAGCAGAATCGGAAAAAGTTGATGTACGGCTGCACCGAGTAATCTATAAAGTTATTGAGGAAATCGAATCAGCAATGAAAGGCATGCTTGATCCAGAGTTTGAAGAGAAAATCATCGGTCAAGTTGAAGTACGGGAAACATTTAAGGTATCTAGAATTGGTACGATTGCTGGTGGCTATGTAACGGAAGGTAAAATCACCCGTGACTCTGGTGTTCGCCTGATTCGGGATGGTATTGTTCAATTTGAAGGTGAAATTGATACACTGAAACGTTTTAAAGATGATGTGAAAGAAGTTGCACAAGGCTATGAATGTGGTATTACAATTGAAAAATTTAATGATATCAAAGAAGGCGACATTATCGAGGCATTTGTGATGGAGGAAATTGAACGCAAATGA
- a CDS encoding YlxQ family RNA-binding protein codes for MKNNYLNMIGLAYRARKCSLGEETIVKDIQQNRAKLVLLANDIGAQTKKKLTDKCKTYDIPFAIVDDRETLSKAIGKTQRVAIAILDAGFATKIKSLLG; via the coding sequence ATGAAAAATAATTACTTAAATATGATTGGTTTAGCTTACCGAGCCAGAAAGTGCTCGCTCGGAGAGGAAACGATTGTCAAAGATATTCAACAAAATAGAGCTAAACTAGTCCTTTTGGCGAATGATATTGGTGCCCAAACAAAAAAGAAATTAACAGATAAATGTAAGACATATGATATACCTTTTGCAATAGTTGATGATCGAGAAACGCTGTCGAAAGCTATTGGAAAAACACAGAGAGTAGCTATTGCTATTTTAGATGCAGGATTTGCCACTAAGATTAAATCGTTACTCGGGTAA
- the rnpM gene encoding RNase P modulator RnpM: MAQKRKIPQRKCIVTNEMKPKKDLIRIVRTKEGDIFVDETGKKNGRGAYLSKDKAVIDKAEKTGALNRQLNGEVDAAIYDELREIVDGKKA; the protein is encoded by the coding sequence ATGGCACAAAAGAGAAAAATCCCGCAAAGGAAATGTATTGTAACAAACGAAATGAAGCCTAAGAAGGATCTTATTCGGATTGTTCGTACAAAAGAGGGCGACATATTTGTTGACGAAACTGGAAAGAAAAATGGTCGTGGCGCATACTTGTCAAAGGATAAAGCAGTAATTGATAAAGCTGAAAAAACGGGTGCTTTAAATCGTCAGTTAAATGGAGAAGTAGATGCAGCTATCTATGATGAACTCAGAGAAATAGTAGATGGTAAGAAAGCATGA
- the nusA gene encoding transcription termination factor NusA, which produces MSSQLFDAIDYLEKEKGIDKDILLEALEAALISAYKKNFKSATNVRVDLDEEAGSMRVFARKTVVDEVEDSQQELTLEEAKKVNPNYELEDVIEVEVTPKDFGRIAAQAAKQVVTQRIREAERGVIFSEYADREEDVMTGIIQRMDPRFIYVNLGKIEAKLAEAEQMPTEDYHVHDRLKVFVTKVENTSKGPQIYVSRSHPGLLKRLFEMEVPEIYDGTVEIKSVSREAGDRSKISVHADDPEIDPVGSCVGQKGQRVQAIVNELKGEKIDVVEWSEDPVVYVSNALSPSKVVEVLVNEEEKATTVIVPDYQLSLAIGKRGQNARLAAKLTGWKIDIKSESEAREEGLLTDEFVGEEDDDDTYPDNMDDLFE; this is translated from the coding sequence GTGAGCAGTCAGTTGTTTGACGCGATTGATTATTTAGAAAAAGAAAAAGGCATTGATAAGGATATATTGTTGGAGGCTTTGGAAGCGGCTTTAATATCTGCTTATAAGAAAAATTTTAAGTCGGCAACAAATGTGAGGGTTGATCTTGATGAAGAAGCAGGTTCAATGCGTGTGTTTGCCAGAAAAACAGTTGTCGATGAAGTAGAGGATTCCCAACAAGAACTTACGTTAGAGGAAGCAAAAAAAGTCAATCCGAATTATGAATTGGAAGATGTAATCGAGGTTGAGGTAACACCAAAAGATTTTGGGAGAATTGCTGCTCAAGCTGCTAAACAGGTTGTAACACAACGAATTCGTGAAGCAGAACGTGGGGTTATTTTTAGCGAATATGCAGATCGTGAAGAAGATGTCATGACTGGTATTATTCAACGAATGGATCCACGCTTCATTTACGTGAACCTTGGTAAGATTGAAGCGAAATTAGCAGAAGCAGAGCAAATGCCAACGGAAGATTACCATGTGCATGATCGTCTTAAAGTATTTGTGACAAAAGTGGAAAACACAAGTAAAGGGCCGCAAATTTACGTATCAAGGTCACACCCTGGCCTATTAAAACGCTTATTTGAAATGGAAGTTCCTGAAATATATGATGGTACGGTTGAGATCAAGTCTGTTTCAAGGGAGGCAGGAGATCGTTCCAAAATATCTGTCCACGCGGATGACCCGGAAATCGATCCGGTTGGTTCATGTGTTGGCCAAAAAGGACAGCGGGTGCAAGCAATTGTTAACGAACTAAAGGGTGAAAAAATTGATGTGGTTGAATGGTCAGAGGACCCAGTTGTCTATGTTTCCAATGCACTAAGCCCATCTAAAGTAGTTGAGGTACTTGTGAACGAAGAAGAAAAAGCAACAACCGTAATTGTTCCTGACTATCAACTTTCTTTAGCTATCGGTAAACGGGGACAAAATGCTCGTTTAGCTGCTAAATTAACTGGCTGGAAAATAGACATTAAGAGCGAATCAGAGGCTAGAGAAGAAGGCCTGTTAACAGATGAGTTTGTCGGAGAAGAAGATGATGATGATACCTATCCTGACAATATGGACGATTTGTTCGAATAA
- the rimP gene encoding ribosome maturation factor RimP: protein MSSQVIKTTEELVQPILRENNLELVDIEYVKEGKNWFLRVYIDKDGGIDIAECGQVSEQLSERLDEIDPIKEAYFLEVSSPGVERPLKSEEDFTNNVNNNVYVKLYEPIDGEKEYEGILKDFTDHVATIEYKIKTRKKQVEIPFNKIAKARLAVTL, encoded by the coding sequence TTGAGTTCGCAAGTAATTAAAACAACGGAAGAATTAGTCCAGCCTATTTTGCGGGAAAATAATCTTGAATTAGTTGATATTGAATACGTAAAAGAAGGCAAGAATTGGTTTTTGCGAGTTTACATCGATAAAGATGGTGGCATTGATATAGCGGAATGTGGTCAGGTTTCTGAGCAATTAAGTGAAAGATTAGATGAAATCGATCCCATTAAAGAAGCCTATTTTCTTGAAGTATCATCACCAGGTGTTGAGCGGCCATTGAAATCAGAAGAAGATTTTACAAATAACGTAAATAATAATGTTTATGTAAAGCTATATGAACCAATAGATGGTGAAAAGGAATATGAAGGTATTTTAAAAGACTTTACCGATCATGTGGCAACGATTGAATATAAAATAAAAACGCGAAAAAAACAAGTGGAAATTCCATTCAATAAGATAGCAAAAGCAAGGCTTGCTGTAACATTATAA
- a CDS encoding PolC-type DNA polymerase III has translation MAISNIEKMNLLLTQLHMPEEYMEHFQDSQMLRLEVFKKEQMWHFHIQTKNVLPSSIYQILYANLQHTFNQIAKVDLTLYTENKTCDEKTISGYWKSFIQSISNLSPAYKDLVHNQVPKVAHNNIMLTARNEAEASALKKRLDEPFRTYCKKVGVPSYSLVIDVKTEEADLQKFREQKAQEDQQIILKTVQEKEKREQNKQNEDHAKPFAIGYGIQDEALMMQEIQDEERRVTVQGYVFSVDIRKLRSGRSLLIAKATDYTDSLQIKMFSKGDDDADKFEQLKTGMWIKARGSIQTDMYTNELAMMANDMHEVQVETRKDTAPDEEKRVELHAHTTMSQMDAVVSPSRLVEQAAKWGHKAVAITDHAGVQGYPEAHAAGQKNGIKVLYGVEANLVDDGVPIAYNEQDVELENGTYVVFDVETTGLSAVYDTIIELAAVKIHQGEVVDRFESFANPHHPLSQTTTDLTGITDEMVNTAPEIDDVLRDFQGWADDGILVAHNASFDIGFLNAGYKKIAYEKTKNPVIDTLELARFLFPELKNHRLNTLCKHLDIELTQHHRAIYDAEATGYLLWKLVQRLLEKDIRNHAQLNNHMGEGNAYQRSRPFHCTLMAKNQEGLKNIYKLVSHAHIDYFYRVPRIPRSKLQKFREGILVGTACDKGEVFETMMQKSAEEAEKVAEFYDYIEVQPPANYVHLVEKELVQNEAQVLDIIAKLVDLGKRMGKPVVATGNTHYIEEHDKLYRQILIASQAGNPLNRQTLPDTPFRTTNEMLDCFAFLGEETAKEIVITNTQQLADGIEEISPVKDGLYTPTIEGADQEMRDLCYTRAKKIYGEPVPQIVVDRLEKELESIIGHGFAVIYLISHKLVKKSLDDGYLVGSRGSVGSSLVATMSEITEVNPLPPHYVCTECHHHEFITDGSVGSGFDLPDKDCPNCGVPLTKDGQDIPFETFLGFKGDKVPDIDLNFSGDYQPRAHNYTKVLFGEDNVYRAGTIGTIAEKTAYGYVKGYASDKQLVYKNAEVDRLVQGCTGVKRTTGQHPGGIIVVPEDKEIFDFTPIQFPADDRKSEWRTTHFDFHSIHDNLLKLDILGHDDPTVIRMLQDLSGIDPKTIPTDDAEVMKIFSGPETLGVTAEQINCKTGTLGVPEFGTKFVRQMLEDTKPTTFAELVIISGLSHGTDVWLGNAQELINDGICELPDVIGCRDDIMVYLLHKGLEASLAFKIMEFVRKGKGLQDEWILEMKKHGVPDWYIESCKKIKYMFPKAHAAAYVLMAIRIAYFKVHHPILFYAAYFTVRADDFELDTMVKGSQLIKQRIEGIVAKGNEAPPKEKSLLTVLEISLEMCERGFSFNKVDLYKSSATEFIVDGNSLIPPFNAVDGLGTNAALNIVKARKEGEFLSKEDLRERSKISKTVLEYLDNHGCLEGMAEKNQLSLF, from the coding sequence ATGGCGATATCAAATATAGAGAAAATGAATCTATTGCTAACACAGTTGCATATGCCAGAGGAATATATGGAACATTTTCAAGATAGTCAAATGCTGCGATTAGAGGTTTTCAAAAAAGAACAGATGTGGCATTTTCATATACAAACCAAGAATGTATTGCCGAGTAGTATTTATCAAATTTTGTATGCCAACTTACAGCATACATTTAATCAGATTGCCAAAGTAGACCTTACATTATATACAGAAAATAAAACATGTGATGAGAAAACAATTTCTGGTTATTGGAAAAGTTTTATTCAATCGATTTCCAATTTGTCTCCTGCTTACAAAGATTTAGTGCATAACCAGGTCCCTAAAGTCGCCCATAATAATATTATGTTAACTGCGAGAAATGAAGCCGAAGCTAGTGCGTTAAAAAAGCGACTAGATGAACCGTTTCGCACCTACTGTAAAAAGGTTGGTGTACCATCCTATTCGCTTGTAATTGATGTTAAAACGGAAGAAGCTGATTTACAAAAGTTTAGGGAACAAAAGGCACAGGAAGATCAGCAAATTATTCTAAAAACCGTTCAAGAGAAGGAAAAACGGGAGCAAAATAAGCAAAATGAGGACCATGCTAAACCGTTTGCAATTGGTTATGGTATTCAGGATGAAGCTCTCATGATGCAAGAAATTCAGGATGAGGAACGTCGTGTTACTGTTCAAGGCTATGTATTTTCGGTTGATATTCGAAAATTGCGCTCCGGAAGAAGCTTGTTAATCGCCAAGGCTACTGATTACACCGACTCCCTCCAAATAAAAATGTTTTCCAAAGGTGACGACGATGCTGATAAGTTCGAACAATTGAAAACAGGGATGTGGATCAAAGCGCGCGGAAGCATCCAGACTGATATGTATACGAATGAATTGGCAATGATGGCGAATGACATGCATGAAGTACAAGTGGAAACTAGAAAAGATACGGCTCCTGATGAAGAAAAACGAGTCGAATTACATGCACACACCACGATGAGCCAAATGGATGCGGTTGTTTCTCCATCGCGTTTGGTTGAACAAGCTGCTAAGTGGGGACACAAAGCTGTTGCGATTACGGATCATGCCGGGGTACAAGGCTATCCTGAAGCACATGCAGCAGGTCAGAAGAACGGAATCAAGGTTTTATATGGAGTTGAAGCTAACCTTGTTGATGATGGTGTTCCAATCGCCTATAATGAGCAGGATGTCGAACTAGAGAACGGGACATATGTTGTATTTGACGTGGAAACAACTGGATTGTCGGCTGTTTATGATACAATCATTGAACTTGCAGCGGTAAAAATACATCAAGGTGAAGTTGTTGATCGGTTTGAGTCATTTGCTAACCCACATCATCCATTATCACAAACAACAACAGATTTGACAGGTATTACCGATGAAATGGTAAATACTGCTCCTGAAATTGATGATGTATTAAGAGATTTTCAAGGATGGGCTGACGATGGCATTCTGGTTGCCCATAATGCAAGTTTTGATATTGGATTTTTAAATGCAGGCTACAAAAAAATTGCTTACGAAAAGACGAAAAATCCTGTAATTGATACATTAGAACTAGCAAGGTTTCTATTTCCAGAGTTGAAAAACCACCGTTTGAATACTTTGTGTAAACACTTGGATATCGAATTAACACAACACCATAGGGCGATTTATGATGCCGAGGCTACTGGTTATTTGTTATGGAAACTAGTACAGCGACTACTGGAAAAGGATATTCGAAATCATGCCCAGTTGAATAATCATATGGGCGAAGGAAATGCATATCAGCGTTCTCGCCCGTTTCATTGTACATTAATGGCCAAGAATCAAGAAGGCTTAAAAAATATTTATAAGCTTGTCTCACATGCGCATATTGACTATTTTTACCGTGTTCCAAGGATCCCGCGTTCTAAACTACAAAAGTTTCGTGAAGGAATTTTGGTTGGGACAGCATGTGATAAAGGTGAAGTTTTCGAAACAATGATGCAAAAATCAGCTGAAGAGGCAGAAAAAGTCGCTGAATTCTATGATTATATCGAAGTTCAACCACCTGCAAACTATGTGCACTTGGTTGAAAAAGAGCTTGTCCAAAATGAAGCACAAGTATTAGATATCATTGCTAAATTAGTAGATTTAGGAAAGCGTATGGGCAAACCCGTTGTAGCAACAGGAAATACGCATTACATTGAGGAACATGATAAGTTGTATCGACAAATCTTAATTGCATCACAGGCGGGTAACCCTTTAAATCGACAAACATTACCTGATACACCATTTCGAACAACAAATGAAATGCTCGATTGCTTTGCTTTTTTAGGTGAGGAAACTGCAAAGGAAATTGTCATCACGAATACACAGCAACTTGCTGATGGCATAGAGGAAATTTCTCCTGTTAAAGATGGACTTTATACACCAACAATTGAAGGTGCGGACCAAGAGATGCGCGATCTGTGCTATACAAGAGCCAAAAAAATATATGGTGAACCAGTTCCGCAAATTGTCGTTGATCGGCTAGAGAAGGAACTGGAAAGTATTATTGGTCATGGGTTTGCGGTTATTTATTTAATCTCACATAAACTTGTTAAAAAATCATTGGATGATGGCTATTTAGTTGGCTCAAGGGGATCAGTCGGGTCGTCACTCGTTGCGACAATGTCGGAAATAACAGAAGTGAATCCATTGCCACCACATTATGTTTGTACAGAATGTCACCACCACGAATTTATTACCGATGGATCGGTCGGTAGCGGATTTGATTTACCGGATAAAGATTGTCCTAATTGTGGGGTTCCGTTAACGAAAGACGGACAAGACATTCCATTTGAGACATTCTTGGGATTTAAGGGTGATAAGGTCCCCGATATTGATTTGAACTTCTCTGGGGATTATCAACCTCGGGCACATAATTATACAAAAGTTTTATTTGGTGAAGATAATGTTTATCGCGCTGGTACAATTGGAACCATCGCGGAAAAAACAGCGTATGGCTACGTAAAAGGGTATGCATCAGACAAACAGCTTGTTTATAAAAATGCTGAAGTAGATCGGCTTGTCCAAGGATGTACAGGTGTAAAACGGACAACCGGCCAGCATCCAGGTGGAATTATTGTGGTACCGGAGGATAAGGAAATTTTTGATTTTACTCCGATTCAATTCCCGGCTGATGACCGAAAAAGCGAATGGCGGACAACACACTTTGATTTCCATTCGATTCATGATAATTTACTAAAACTAGATATTCTTGGACACGATGATCCAACAGTCATTCGGATGCTTCAGGATTTAAGTGGAATTGATCCGAAAACAATTCCAACAGACGATGCTGAAGTAATGAAAATATTTTCTGGACCAGAAACACTGGGTGTAACAGCGGAGCAAATTAATTGTAAAACCGGTACATTAGGAGTACCAGAATTTGGAACAAAATTTGTTAGGCAGATGCTTGAGGATACGAAGCCGACTACGTTTGCAGAACTTGTAATAATATCAGGTCTTTCACACGGGACGGACGTGTGGTTAGGTAATGCCCAGGAATTGATTAATGATGGCATATGTGAATTACCAGATGTTATCGGTTGCCGTGATGATATTATGGTATATCTCTTGCATAAAGGATTAGAGGCATCGCTTGCGTTTAAAATTATGGAATTTGTCCGTAAAGGGAAAGGATTACAAGATGAGTGGATTTTAGAGATGAAGAAACACGGCGTGCCGGATTGGTATATTGAATCATGTAAAAAAATAAAATACATGTTCCCGAAAGCCCATGCTGCAGCATATGTGCTAATGGCGATCCGAATTGCGTATTTCAAAGTTCATCATCCAATTCTTTTCTATGCAGCATACTTCACTGTAAGAGCGGATGACTTTGAACTAGATACAATGGTCAAGGGCTCGCAGTTGATAAAACAGCGAATCGAGGGCATTGTAGCTAAAGGAAATGAGGCACCGCCAAAAGAAAAGAGTTTATTAACTGTATTGGAAATTTCACTTGAAATGTGTGAACGTGGCTTTTCGTTTAATAAGGTTGATCTTTATAAATCAAGTGCAACAGAGTTTATCGTAGATGGAAATTCGCTTATCCCACCATTTAATGCGGTAGATGGACTTGGAACAAACGCAGCACTTAATATTGTGAAAGCACGTAAAGAAGGGGAATTCCTGTCAAAAGAAGACCTTCGTGAACGCAGTAAGATTTCGAAAACAGTTTTGGAATACCTTGATAATCATGGGTGTTTAGAAGGAATGGCAGAAAAAAATCAACTCTCCCTATTCTAG
- the rseP gene encoding RIP metalloprotease RseP, producing MTTVIAFILMFGLLVFIHEFGHLIFAKRAGMLAREFAIGFGPKIYSFKKNETVYTIRLLPVGGYVRVAGDDPEIVELKPGHHIGLEFNEQGKVNKIIVNHKSKHPNARVIEVEYADLDHKLIIEGYEIDEEDHKLQFEVDQKAFFVMDEKESQIAPFDRQFASKSVGKRAMQLFAGPMMNFILAIVIFFILGLIQGVPVDRAIIDQAKSGTPAAEAGFEHGDEIVQINGNSISTWDEFDKIIKENPEEELTMTVKRENGETEELAVAPAKQEAQGQVYGQLGVTRAFEKSITGTLQFGFVQTYDTTKLILTNLGMLVTGQYSIEMLSGPVGIYDATDQVVQTGFMNLLMWTAILSINLGIVNLVPLPALDGGRLLFVGIEAVRGKPIDPQKEGIVHFIGFALLMLLMIVVTWNDIQRLFL from the coding sequence TTGACAACAGTTATCGCGTTTATATTAATGTTTGGTTTACTTGTGTTTATTCATGAGTTCGGTCATTTAATTTTTGCAAAACGAGCTGGCATGCTGGCGCGTGAATTTGCAATTGGATTTGGACCGAAAATATATTCTTTTAAAAAAAACGAGACCGTGTATACGATTCGATTACTACCTGTTGGTGGGTATGTGCGTGTTGCGGGTGACGATCCGGAAATTGTTGAATTAAAGCCAGGACATCATATTGGGCTGGAGTTTAATGAACAAGGCAAGGTAAACAAAATTATCGTTAATCATAAATCCAAACATCCAAATGCACGAGTTATCGAAGTAGAGTATGCCGATCTGGATCATAAATTAATTATCGAGGGTTATGAAATTGATGAGGAAGATCATAAATTACAGTTTGAAGTAGATCAGAAGGCTTTTTTTGTGATGGATGAAAAAGAATCTCAAATCGCCCCATTTGATCGACAGTTTGCGTCAAAAAGCGTTGGGAAACGTGCCATGCAACTGTTTGCTGGCCCGATGATGAACTTTATTCTCGCCATTGTAATCTTCTTTATTCTTGGACTTATCCAAGGTGTTCCAGTTGATCGGGCAATTATTGACCAAGCGAAGTCTGGAACCCCCGCTGCTGAAGCTGGATTTGAGCATGGAGATGAGATTGTTCAAATCAATGGGAATTCAATCTCAACATGGGATGAATTTGATAAAATTATCAAAGAAAATCCAGAGGAAGAATTGACGATGACAGTGAAACGGGAAAATGGAGAGACAGAAGAGCTTGCTGTTGCACCAGCTAAGCAAGAGGCTCAAGGGCAGGTGTATGGTCAGCTTGGCGTTACCCGTGCCTTTGAAAAATCAATAACTGGTACATTACAATTTGGATTTGTACAAACATATGATACAACAAAATTAATTTTAACAAACTTAGGAATGTTAGTTACCGGACAGTATTCAATTGAAATGTTATCAGGTCCTGTTGGTATTTATGATGCGACAGATCAAGTTGTTCAAACCGGTTTTATGAATCTCTTAATGTGGACAGCAATTTTAAGTATTAACTTAGGAATTGTAAATTTAGTACCATTACCAGCACTTGACGGTGGCAGATTACTGTTTGTCGGAATTGAGGCTGTGCGTGGGAAGCCAATCGATCCACAAAAAGAAGGAATTGTCCATTTCATTGGTTTTGCTTTATTAATGTTATTAATGATTGTTGTCACGTGGAACGACATTCAGCGTCTGTTTTTATAA